In Streptomyces alboniger, the following are encoded in one genomic region:
- a CDS encoding non-ribosomal peptide synthetase, translating into MFDSQEGIWLAQRVEGSRRMYGVGQYVRIAGPVDAQVFDRALRHVVGETEILQVRFVEDGDKVSQVLAPEHLRFPLLESVDLSAEDDPETAADEWMRAELNQETDPDYARPFSYALFRLAPDRYIWFQRYDHLLMDVFGCSLVARRLADVYTAMLSGRSPRPAGHASLGDLLEQEAAYRASERYAEDRQYWLDRFADRPDLVNVPGHGSAARSEGEREALRETGHLAPSAVAALCAAADRAEVSWPRLVVAAFAAFTGRMTGSDEAVLSLPVSGRGLPAPDRASDDARRTPCTMANLLPLRLPVAPGATLLDLARDAGREIGGLLTHQGFRGERLRRELNWPAGDRWHFGPSVNVMPTAGESLWFGAHQGVVRDLSNRRVEDFGVLVSGWSEGEGMRVTFEANPALYDRDWLRAAHRSFLTFLESAVGDPSLPVGRVEAMDGAGRDAVVRAWNATGRPVAADSVPALLARQLGWSMDAVAIVDGDHTLTHGELDAAAGRLASYLAGVGVRRGDRVAVVMERSAELIVALLAVWRAGAAFVPVDVEYPAERVAFLLADSEPAAVVCTEAFRGAIPVGAGVEPVVLDEPRVRAAVAACRIDGPAVPVGGQDLAYVMYTSGSTGVPKGVAVPHAGVAALVAPDAGWPVGADDAVLMHAPHAFDVSLFEVWVPLVAGGRVVIAGPGVVDAGRIRAAVAEGVSALHVTAGMFRVLAEESPECFAGLDEVLTGGDVVPAGAVARVREACPEVVVRHLYGPTEITLCATWHELPAGAAGGQVLPIGRPLGNRQVYVLDAALRPVPAGVVGELYVAGEGLARGYQRRPGLTAERFVACPFGDGGRMYRTGDLVRWTPEGELTFTGRADEQVKVRGFRVEPGEVELVLAGHASVAQAVVVARQDSGPGGDKRLIGYVVPDGGHDADPRLLREHVARALPEYMVPAAVLLLDELPLTVNGKLDRAALPSPGFLGAGGGRGPATPVEDVLCGLFGEVLGLGRVDADVSFFELGGDSLLGMRLVARLRAVLDVELGIGALFGAPSVAELARLVDEEGNGLAGEGRVALCRRSRPDVVPLSFAQQRMWFLNRMADSVPGASAAYNLPLTLRISGALDVAALEAALGDVADRHESLRTVYPDTAAIPYQRVLTSARPSLTITPIGEERLTEVLAQQLSEGFDLRVDVPWRVWLLVVGPGEFVLSVVAHHVAVDGWSMGVLARDLEVAYAARCEGGVPGWGPLPVQYVDYALWQREVLGGLDDPASVISGQLAFWRDVLEGVPQELVLPVDRVRPVVPSFEGRLVPVAAGARTHARLVEVAGRGRATMFMVVHAAVGVLLARLGAGEDVPLGTPVAGRGDAALEELAGFFVNTLVLRTDLSGDPTFAELVERVRATDLAAYAHQDVPFERLVEELNPSRSVSRNPLFQVMLALPNLPDPEWKLRGTRVCPLPMVAPAARFDLAVTLAERRDERGAPAGLDGDVLLAADLFDEDTAWKLADRLVRVLEQVAADPDIRLSEVDVLTADERAQVVERWNDTAVAAPDALVPERFQLRAGLSPDVMAVRCGQDVVSYRELEARANQLARYLTGRGVGREARVGLCLPRGVDMVVAELAVWKAGGAFVPLDPEYPADRLAFMVADSGARVVLGTAATLADVPVAAKVVLLDEARTVAELAAEPAAPLATTVLPGQLAYVIYTSGSTGRPKGVAVAHDGVANLAAAMRPVLGVSEGVAVLQFASFSFDAAVLDVAVTLAAGGTLAIASSRERAEPAALARMIDAAGVSTASVVPSLLSVLDPADVPGVRNWVLGAELLTAGLASRWTPQARVWNTYGPTEATVMATVGPVDAGIGAGDEPPPIGRPLANMRTYVLDASLHPVPPGVVGEVYIAGPGVARGYVGRPGLTAERFVACPFAAADGIGADGPGAGGRMYRTGDLARWTADGQLLFAGRADDQVKVRGFRVELGEVEAALAAQPGVRQAVAVVREDRPGDRRLVAYLVPEERHDIDPRQIRDQVASRLPEFMVPAALLVVDVLPLTVNGKLDRAALPAPDFTPRASGREPRTQTEEILCGLFGEVLGLEWVGAEDGFFELGGDSLLAMRLISRVRAVLEIEVGIGELFGAPTVAGLARLVDAGGSAPAGEGRVALCRRSRPDVVPLSFAQQRMWFLNRMEESVPGASAAYNLPLTLRISGALDVAALEAALGDVADRHESLRTVFPDLDGVPHQRILRGREGHPPFTIVQSDEHLVAEALAEELGGGFDLRVDVPWRVWLLVVGPGEFVLSVVAHHVAVDGWSMGVLARDLEVAYAARCEGGVPGWGPLPVQYVDYALWQREVLGGLDDPASVISGQLAFWRDVLEGVPQELVLPVDRVRPVVPSFEGRLVPVAAGARTHARLVEVAGRGRATMFMVVHAAVGVLLARLGAGEDVPLGTPVAGRGDAALEELAGFFVNTLVLRTDLSGDPTFAELLERVRATDLAAYAHQDVPFERLVEELNPSRSLSRTPLFQVMLALQNVPEATWDLPGARVSPAPPPPRLAARFDLAVSMVERRDTSGAPAGLDGEILYATDLFDEDTARKLADRLVRVLEQVAADPDIRLSEVDVLTADERAQVVERWNDTAVPVPPATVVDLFEERAARSPHAVAVESGEHGENALTYRELAAEAARLARYLTGAGVGPECRVAVVAERSVELVVALVAVAMAGGVFVPVDPEYPADRVTHLLEDSDPAVVLCTKATRGAIPAEAAIPAESAVPTETAVPAETARHSNTAERTGSAPRIVVLDDPTVVQDVASYPATPLRPTERQASLAGDNAAYVIYTSGSTGTPKGVAVSHHGLRNVVEDNLRRYALDEDSRVLQLVSPSFDVSMADIWPTLCAGARLVLAPSKLDASGDELTRLMRARRVTHLATTPTYLLHMEAEDVPELRLLIIGGEPMPPEARRRWQRGRAMYNQYGVTEATIISTVSAVQRERDGTAPIGGPIANTRVYALDTSLRPVPVGVPGELYVAGAGLARGYLGRSGLSAERFVASPFGAGERMYRTGDVVRWTSEGELVFAGRADDQMKVRGHRIEPGEIESALSGCPGVREAVVTIREDRPGERRLIGYVAADPRAVDGRTVRAHAANLLPDHMVPTAVLVLDTLPLTANGKLDRAALPAPDFAERVLGREPRTETERVLCDLFAEMLGLERVGADDGFFELGGDSISSLQLVSRARRAGLVMTPRHVFEEKTPERLAAVVEAVGAAERAVTDIGVGEVPWTPVMRAFGGRAAGARFAQWMTVGAPAGLGLDVLAAGLGAVLDAHDMLRARTVPGEPKLIVGERGSVDAGSLVARVDAMGVGEPVPEADTPQAGVPEADAPVGADMLMEDPGTLDEVAGRAAHEAARRLDPAHGVMAQAVWVDAGPGRTGRLVLVVHHLVVDGVSWRVLLPDLRAACEAAAAGREPALDPVGTSFRRWAHLLTAQARDDRRIAELADWTALLGDPQPPLGKRALDPGQDTAMTLRRRSWTLPSEQAATLVGRTPGAFHCGVREVLLATLAGAVAHWRPGTADGLLVDVEGHGREPLEGADLSRTVGWFTSVHPVRLAVTGADLDDAMAGGPSAGTLVKAVKEQVRAVPGDGLGYELLRRLNPDTGPVLAAAPTAQIGFNYLGRFAAGAAGTVDDWQQAGAAAIGGSTEPDLPAMHVAEGLAVVTDTPEGPELTVTLSWPRRLLDETDVERLGRAWVAMLDGLAAHTDEPTAGGHTPSDFHLLDLEQDEVDQFEAIAADLEEGLSR; encoded by the coding sequence TTGTTCGATTCCCAGGAAGGAATCTGGCTGGCGCAGCGCGTGGAAGGCTCACGTCGCATGTACGGCGTCGGCCAGTACGTGCGGATAGCGGGGCCGGTCGACGCGCAGGTGTTTGACCGGGCCTTGCGGCACGTCGTCGGTGAAACCGAAATCCTCCAGGTGCGATTCGTGGAGGACGGCGACAAGGTGTCGCAGGTTCTCGCCCCCGAGCATCTCCGCTTTCCCCTTCTCGAATCCGTCGATCTCAGCGCGGAGGACGATCCTGAAACCGCCGCCGATGAATGGATGCGAGCGGAACTGAACCAGGAGACGGACCCCGACTACGCTCGCCCCTTCTCCTACGCCCTCTTCCGCCTGGCCCCCGACCGGTACATCTGGTTCCAGCGCTACGACCACCTGCTGATGGACGTCTTCGGGTGTTCCCTGGTGGCGCGCCGCCTCGCTGACGTCTATACGGCGATGCTGAGCGGACGGTCTCCGCGACCGGCCGGACATGCCTCGCTCGGCGATCTGCTGGAACAGGAGGCCGCGTACCGCGCGTCGGAGCGGTACGCGGAGGACCGGCAGTACTGGCTCGACCGTTTCGCCGACCGGCCGGACCTCGTCAACGTTCCCGGACACGGCTCGGCCGCACGGTCCGAGGGCGAGCGCGAGGCCCTGCGGGAGACAGGGCACCTGGCGCCCTCCGCCGTGGCGGCTCTGTGCGCGGCGGCCGACCGCGCCGAGGTGAGCTGGCCCAGGCTCGTCGTCGCGGCGTTCGCCGCCTTCACGGGCCGTATGACGGGGTCGGACGAAGCCGTCCTGAGCCTTCCGGTGTCCGGCCGCGGCCTCCCGGCCCCCGACCGTGCGAGCGACGACGCGCGACGAACCCCGTGCACGATGGCGAACCTGCTCCCCCTCCGGCTGCCCGTGGCCCCGGGCGCGACCCTCCTGGACCTGGCGCGAGACGCGGGGCGCGAGATCGGCGGCCTCCTCACCCACCAGGGTTTCCGAGGAGAACGGCTGCGCCGCGAACTCAACTGGCCGGCGGGGGACCGGTGGCACTTCGGGCCCTCCGTCAACGTCATGCCGACGGCCGGCGAGAGCCTGTGGTTCGGCGCGCACCAGGGCGTCGTCCGCGATCTGTCGAACAGGCGCGTCGAGGACTTCGGCGTGCTGGTGAGCGGCTGGTCCGAGGGCGAGGGCATGCGGGTCACCTTCGAGGCCAACCCCGCCCTGTACGACCGCGACTGGCTCCGGGCGGCACACCGGTCGTTCCTGACGTTCCTGGAGAGCGCGGTCGGGGATCCGTCGCTGCCGGTAGGCCGCGTCGAGGCGATGGACGGTGCCGGGCGTGACGCGGTGGTGCGGGCGTGGAACGCGACCGGGCGTCCGGTCGCCGCGGACTCGGTGCCCGCTCTGCTGGCCCGTCAGCTCGGCTGGTCGATGGACGCGGTGGCGATCGTCGACGGCGATCACACGTTGACCCACGGCGAGTTGGATGCCGCCGCGGGCCGACTCGCCTCGTATCTGGCGGGTGTCGGGGTGCGGCGCGGGGACCGGGTCGCGGTGGTGATGGAGCGATCCGCGGAGCTGATCGTCGCGCTGCTCGCGGTGTGGCGGGCGGGCGCGGCGTTCGTGCCGGTGGACGTGGAGTATCCGGCGGAGCGGGTGGCGTTCCTGCTGGCCGACTCGGAACCGGCGGCGGTGGTGTGCACGGAGGCGTTCCGGGGGGCGATACCCGTGGGCGCCGGGGTGGAGCCGGTGGTCCTCGACGAGCCCCGGGTGCGGGCTGCCGTCGCCGCGTGCCGGATCGACGGCCCCGCCGTCCCGGTGGGTGGACAGGACCTGGCGTACGTGATGTACACCTCGGGATCGACGGGGGTGCCGAAAGGCGTGGCGGTGCCGCACGCGGGTGTGGCGGCGCTGGTGGCCCCCGACGCGGGCTGGCCGGTGGGCGCGGACGACGCGGTGCTGATGCACGCGCCCCACGCCTTCGACGTGTCGCTCTTCGAGGTGTGGGTGCCGCTGGTCGCGGGCGGCCGGGTCGTGATCGCCGGGCCGGGTGTGGTGGACGCGGGGCGGATCCGGGCGGCGGTCGCGGAGGGTGTGTCGGCGCTGCACGTCACGGCGGGGATGTTCCGGGTGCTCGCCGAGGAGTCACCGGAGTGTTTCGCGGGCCTCGACGAGGTGCTGACGGGTGGCGACGTGGTGCCGGCCGGGGCGGTGGCGCGGGTGCGGGAGGCGTGCCCGGAGGTGGTGGTACGGCACCTGTACGGCCCGACCGAGATCACGTTGTGCGCGACGTGGCACGAGCTGCCCGCTGGCGCGGCGGGCGGTCAGGTGCTGCCGATCGGCCGCCCGCTCGGCAACCGTCAGGTGTATGTCCTCGACGCGGCGCTCCGGCCCGTCCCCGCCGGTGTGGTGGGCGAGCTGTATGTGGCGGGGGAGGGCCTGGCGCGGGGGTATCAGCGGCGCCCGGGGCTGACGGCGGAGCGGTTCGTGGCGTGCCCCTTCGGCGACGGCGGGCGGATGTACCGCACCGGCGACCTGGTGCGGTGGACGCCCGAGGGCGAGTTGACGTTCACGGGGCGCGCGGACGAGCAGGTGAAGGTCCGGGGTTTCCGTGTGGAGCCCGGCGAGGTCGAGCTGGTCCTCGCCGGGCACGCGTCGGTGGCCCAGGCGGTCGTGGTGGCCCGGCAGGACAGCGGCCCCGGCGGCGACAAGCGGCTGATCGGCTACGTCGTACCCGACGGCGGACATGACGCGGACCCCCGGCTGCTGCGGGAGCACGTGGCCAGGGCGCTCCCCGAGTACATGGTCCCGGCCGCCGTGCTGCTCCTCGACGAGCTGCCCCTCACCGTGAACGGCAAGCTCGACCGGGCCGCCCTGCCGTCTCCCGGCTTCCTGGGCGCGGGCGGCGGCCGTGGCCCCGCGACCCCCGTGGAGGACGTGCTGTGCGGGCTGTTCGGCGAGGTCCTCGGCCTGGGGCGGGTCGACGCCGACGTGTCGTTCTTCGAGCTGGGCGGGGACTCGCTGCTGGGAATGCGGCTGGTGGCACGGCTGCGTGCGGTCCTCGACGTGGAGCTGGGCATCGGCGCACTGTTCGGCGCGCCGAGCGTGGCAGAGCTTGCCCGGCTGGTGGATGAGGAAGGGAATGGGCTCGCGGGGGAGGGGCGGGTCGCGTTGTGTCGGCGGTCGCGGCCGGATGTGGTGCCGTTGTCGTTCGCGCAGCAGCGGATGTGGTTCCTGAACCGTATGGCGGACTCGGTGCCGGGCGCGTCCGCCGCCTACAACTTGCCGCTGACCCTGCGCATTTCAGGCGCACTGGATGTGGCTGCCCTGGAAGCGGCACTCGGTGACGTGGCGGACCGGCACGAGAGCCTGCGCACCGTCTACCCCGACACCGCCGCCATCCCCTACCAGCGGGTGCTCACGAGCGCGCGCCCCTCCTTGACCATCACGCCGATCGGTGAGGAGCGGCTGACGGAGGTGCTCGCCCAGCAGCTGAGTGAGGGCTTCGATCTGCGGGTGGATGTGCCGTGGCGGGTGTGGTTGTTGGTGGTGGGTCCGGGTGAGTTCGTGTTGTCGGTGGTGGCACATCACGTGGCTGTCGATGGCTGGTCGATGGGGGTGTTGGCGCGGGATTTGGAGGTGGCGTATGCGGCTCGGTGTGAGGGGGGTGTGCCTGGGTGGGGGCCGTTGCCGGTGCAGTACGTGGATTACGCGTTGTGGCAGCGGGAGGTTCTGGGTGGGCTGGATGATCCGGCGAGTGTGATCAGTGGTCAGTTGGCTTTTTGGCGGGATGTGTTGGAGGGCGTGCCGCAGGAGTTGGTGTTGCCGGTGGATCGTGTGCGGCCTGTGGTGCCGTCGTTTGAGGGGCGTTTGGTGCCGGTGGCGGCGGGTGCAAGGACGCATGCGCGGTTGGTGGAGGTGGCGGGGCGGGGCCGGGCGACGATGTTCATGGTGGTGCATGCGGCGGTGGGTGTGCTGCTGGCGCGGTTGGGGGCGGGGGAGGACGTTCCGTTGGGGACGCCGGTGGCGGGGCGTGGTGATGCGGCGTTGGAGGAGCTGGCGGGGTTCTTCGTGAACACGCTGGTGCTGCGTACGGATCTGAGCGGTGATCCGACCTTCGCCGAGCTGGTGGAGCGGGTGCGGGCCACCGACCTGGCGGCCTATGCCCACCAGGACGTCCCCTTCGAACGCCTCGTGGAAGAACTGAACCCCTCTCGTTCCGTCTCCCGCAATCCACTGTTCCAGGTGATGCTGGCCCTGCCGAACCTCCCAGACCCCGAGTGGAAGCTGCGGGGCACCCGGGTGTGTCCGCTGCCGATGGTCGCGCCGGCCGCGCGGTTCGACCTCGCGGTGACGCTCGCCGAGCGGCGCGACGAGCGGGGCGCACCGGCCGGCCTGGACGGTGACGTACTGCTGGCCGCTGACCTGTTCGACGAGGACACGGCCTGGAAGCTGGCCGACCGCCTGGTGCGCGTCCTGGAGCAGGTGGCCGCCGACCCGGACATCCGGCTCAGTGAGGTGGACGTCCTCACGGCGGACGAGCGAGCACAGGTGGTGGAGCGCTGGAACGATACGGCGGTCGCGGCCCCGGACGCACTGGTGCCGGAACGGTTCCAGCTGCGGGCGGGCCTCTCGCCGGACGTGATGGCGGTGCGGTGTGGCCAGGACGTGGTGTCGTACCGGGAGTTGGAGGCGCGGGCGAACCAACTGGCCCGCTACTTGACGGGGCGAGGCGTGGGCCGTGAGGCCAGGGTGGGTCTGTGTCTGCCGCGCGGTGTCGACATGGTCGTCGCCGAGCTGGCGGTGTGGAAGGCGGGCGGCGCGTTCGTGCCGCTGGACCCGGAGTATCCGGCGGACCGGCTCGCGTTCATGGTGGCCGACAGCGGTGCACGGGTGGTCCTGGGCACGGCCGCCACCCTGGCCGACGTACCGGTGGCGGCGAAGGTCGTACTCCTCGACGAGGCGCGGACCGTGGCGGAGCTGGCGGCGGAACCCGCCGCCCCCCTGGCCACGACCGTCCTGCCCGGCCAACTCGCCTACGTCATCTACACATCAGGCTCGACGGGCCGCCCCAAGGGAGTGGCCGTGGCGCACGACGGAGTGGCGAACCTCGCGGCGGCCATGCGGCCGGTGCTCGGCGTGTCCGAGGGCGTGGCCGTGCTCCAGTTCGCGTCGTTCAGCTTCGACGCGGCGGTGCTGGACGTGGCGGTGACGCTGGCCGCGGGCGGCACGCTCGCCATCGCGTCGAGCCGGGAACGTGCCGAGCCCGCGGCCCTGGCCCGGATGATCGACGCCGCCGGGGTGAGTACGGCAAGTGTGGTGCCGTCCCTGTTGAGCGTGCTGGATCCGGCGGACGTGCCCGGCGTACGGAACTGGGTTCTCGGCGCGGAGCTGCTGACCGCGGGCCTGGCGAGCCGGTGGACACCACAGGCGCGGGTCTGGAACACGTACGGACCCACCGAGGCGACCGTGATGGCCACGGTCGGGCCGGTGGACGCCGGAATCGGGGCGGGCGACGAGCCGCCGCCGATCGGACGACCGCTGGCCAACATGCGGACGTACGTACTCGACGCCTCCCTGCACCCCGTGCCGCCGGGCGTGGTGGGTGAGGTGTACATCGCGGGGCCCGGCGTGGCGCGCGGCTATGTGGGGCGGCCCGGGCTGACGGCGGAGCGGTTCGTGGCCTGCCCCTTCGCCGCGGCGGACGGGATCGGCGCGGACGGGCCCGGTGCGGGTGGGCGCATGTACCGGACCGGGGACCTGGCCCGCTGGACGGCCGACGGGCAGCTGCTGTTCGCCGGACGCGCGGACGACCAGGTGAAGGTCCGTGGTTTCCGGGTGGAGCTGGGCGAGGTCGAGGCGGCGCTGGCCGCGCAGCCCGGGGTCCGGCAGGCCGTGGCCGTGGTGCGCGAGGACCGGCCGGGCGATCGCCGCCTGGTCGCCTATCTCGTACCGGAGGAGCGGCACGACATCGACCCCCGCCAGATCCGGGACCAAGTGGCCTCGCGACTGCCGGAGTTCATGGTCCCGGCTGCCCTGCTCGTCGTCGACGTGCTGCCGCTCACGGTGAACGGAAAGCTGGACCGGGCCGCGTTGCCGGCACCGGACTTCACTCCCCGGGCCTCGGGCCGGGAACCGCGTACGCAGACCGAGGAGATCCTGTGCGGCCTGTTCGGAGAGGTGCTCGGCCTCGAATGGGTCGGGGCGGAGGACGGGTTCTTCGAGCTGGGCGGGGATTCGCTGCTGGCGATGCGGCTGATCTCCCGGGTGCGGGCGGTGCTGGAGATCGAGGTGGGGATCGGCGAACTGTTCGGGGCGCCGACCGTGGCGGGTCTGGCCCGCCTCGTGGACGCGGGCGGGAGTGCGCCCGCGGGGGAGGGGCGGGTCGCGTTGTGTCGGCGGTCGCGGCCGGATGTGGTGCCGTTGTCGTTCGCGCAGCAGCGGATGTGGTTCCTGAACCGCATGGAGGAGTCCGTCCCGGGCGCGTCCGCCGCGTACAACTTGCCGCTGACCCTGCGCATTTCAGGCGCACTGGATGTGGCTGCCCTGGAGGCGGCGCTCGGTGACGTGGCGGACCGGCACGAGAGCCTGCGCACCGTCTTCCCCGACCTCGACGGTGTCCCGCACCAGCGGATTCTGCGGGGGAGGGAGGGGCATCCGCCTTTCACCATCGTGCAGTCCGACGAGCATCTGGTGGCCGAGGCCCTCGCGGAGGAGTTGGGCGGCGGCTTCGATCTGCGGGTGGATGTGCCGTGGCGGGTGTGGTTGTTGGTGGTGGGTCCGGGTGAGTTCGTGTTGTCGGTGGTGGCACATCATGTGGCCGTTGACGGCTGGTCGATGGGGGTGTTGGCGCGGGATTTGGAGGTGGCGTATGCGGCTCGGTGTGAGGGGGGTGTGCCTGGGTGGGGGCCGTTGCCGGTGCAGTACGTGGATTACGCGTTGTGGCAGCGGGAGGTTCTGGGTGGGCTGGATGATCCGGCGAGTGTGATCAGTGGTCAGTTGGCTTTTTGGCGGGATGTGTTGGAGGGCGTGCCGCAGGAGTTGGTGTTGCCGGTGGATCGTGTGCGGCCTGTGGTGCCGTCGTTTGAGGGGCGTTTGGTGCCGGTGGCGGCGGGTGCAAGGACGCATGCGCGGTTGGTGGAGGTGGCGGGGCGGGGCCGGGCGACGATGTTCATGGTGGTGCATGCGGCGGTGGGTGTGCTGCTGGCGCGGTTGGGGGCGGGGGAGGACGTTCCGTTGGGGACGCCGGTGGCGGGGCGTGGTGATGCGGCGTTGGAGGAGCTGGCGGGGTTCTTCGTGAACACGCTGGTGCTGCGTACGGATCTGAGCGGTGATCCGACCTTCGCCGAGCTGCTGGAGCGGGTGCGGGCCACCGACCTGGCGGCCTATGCCCACCAGGACGTCCCCTTCGAACGCCTCGTCGAGGAACTCAACCCGTCCAGGTCCCTCTCCCGCACCCCCCTGTTCCAAGTGATGCTGGCGCTCCAGAACGTGCCCGAGGCCACCTGGGACCTGCCCGGCGCGCGAGTGAGCCCGGCACCGCCGCCGCCCCGCCTCGCGGCCCGGTTCGACCTGGCGGTGTCCATGGTCGAACGGCGCGACACGTCCGGCGCCCCGGCCGGCCTCGACGGCGAAATCCTCTACGCCACCGACTTGTTCGACGAGGACACGGCCCGGAAGCTGGCCGACCGCCTGGTGCGCGTCCTGGAGCAGGTGGCCGCTGATCCGGATATCCGGCTCAGTGAGGTGGACGTCCTCACGGCGGACGAGCGAGCACAGGTGGTGGAGCGCTGGAACGACACGGCCGTCCCGGTGCCCCCCGCGACGGTCGTCGACCTCTTCGAGGAACGGGCGGCACGGTCCCCGCACGCGGTGGCGGTCGAATCCGGCGAGCACGGAGAGAACGCCCTGACCTACCGGGAGTTGGCGGCCGAAGCGGCGCGGCTCGCGCGGTACCTGACCGGCGCGGGCGTCGGGCCGGAGTGCCGGGTGGCGGTCGTGGCCGAGCGGTCGGTGGAGCTGGTGGTGGCGCTCGTCGCGGTCGCGATGGCCGGCGGGGTGTTCGTACCCGTGGACCCGGAGTACCCGGCGGACCGGGTAACGCACCTGCTGGAGGACTCCGATCCGGCGGTGGTGCTGTGCACGAAGGCGACACGGGGTGCGATCCCGGCGGAAGCTGCAATCCCCGCGGAATCCGCGGTCCCGACGGAAACTGCGGTCCCGGCGGAGACCGCGCGCCACTCGAACACGGCGGAGCGCACAGGCTCCGCGCCCCGGATCGTGGTCCTGGACGACCCGACGGTCGTCCAGGATGTGGCGTCGTACCCGGCCACCCCGTTGCGGCCCACCGAGCGCCAGGCGTCCCTGGCCGGGGACAATGCCGCGTACGTGATCTACACCTCGGGCTCGACGGGCACGCCGAAGGGTGTCGCCGTCTCCCACCACGGCCTGCGTAACGTCGTCGAGGACAACCTTCGGCGGTACGCGCTCGACGAGGACAGCCGCGTCCTGCAACTCGTCTCACCCAGCTTCGACGTCTCCATGGCCGACATCTGGCCGACGCTGTGCGCCGGCGCGCGGCTCGTCCTCGCGCCCTCGAAGCTGGACGCGTCCGGCGACGAACTGACCCGCCTGATGCGGGCGCGGCGCGTCACCCACCTGGCGACGACCCCCACGTACCTGCTGCACATGGAGGCGGAGGACGTACCGGAGCTGCGGCTGCTGATCATCGGCGGTGAGCCGATGCCGCCCGAGGCACGCCGCCGCTGGCAGCGGGGCCGCGCCATGTACAACCAGTACGGCGTCACCGAGGCGACGATCATCTCCACGGTGAGCGCGGTCCAGCGCGAGCGCGACGGCACGGCGCCGATCGGCGGCCCCATCGCCAACACCCGGGTGTACGCGCTGGACACGTCCCTGCGGCCGGTGCCCGTGGGCGTGCCGGGCGAGCTGTACGTCGCCGGCGCCGGCCTCGCACGCGGCTACCTGGGCCGGTCCGGCCTCTCGGCGGAACGGTTCGTCGCTAGCCCGTTCGGGGCGGGGGAGCGGATGTACCGCACCGGCGACGTGGTGCGGTGGACCAGCGAGGGCGAACTGGTCTTCGCGGGGCGTGCCGACGACCAGATGAAGGTCCGCGGCCACCGGATCGAGCCCGGCGAGATCGAGTCCGCCCTGTCCGGCTGCCCGGGGGTTCGCGAGGCCGTGGTGACGATCCGCGAGGACCGCCCGGGCGAGCGCCGACTGATCGGTTATGTGGCCGCTGACCCGCGGGCGGTGGACGGGCGGACCGTACGCGCGCACGCCGCGAACCTGCTGCCGGACCACATGGTGCCGACGGCGGTCCTGGTCCTGGACACCCTGCCGCTGACCGCCAACGGCAAACTGGACCGGGCCGCGCTCCCCGCGCCCGACTTCGCCGAGCGCGTCCTCGGCCGGGAGCCGCGCACGGAGACCGAGCGTGTCCTGTGCGATCTGTTCGCCGAGATGCTGGGGCTCGAACGGGTCGGCGCCGACGACGGCTTCTTCGAGCTGGGCGGCGACTCGATCAGCTCCCTGCAACTGGTGTCCCGGGCGCGCCGGGCGGGACTCGTCATGACGCCCCGGCACGTGTTCGAGGAGAAGACGCCCGAGCGCCTCGCCGCCGTCGTCGAGGCGGTGGGCGCGGCGGAACGCGCCGTCACCGACATCGGCGTCGGAGAGGTCCCCTGGACACCGGTGATGCGGGCGTTCGGCGGGCGCGCGGCCGGCGCCCGCTTCGCCCAGTGGATGACCGTCGGCGCACCCGCCGGGCTCGGCCTCGACGTGCTGGCGGCCGGTCTCGGAGCCGTGCTGGACGCGCACGACATGCTGCGGGCGCGGACCGTTCCCGGTGAGCCGAAGCTGATCGTCGGCGAGCGGGGATCGGTGGACGCCGGAAGCCTCGTCGCGCGTGTGGACGCGATGGGCGTGGGAGAACCCGTACCCGAGGCGGACACACCGCAGGCGGGCGTACCCGAGGCGGACGCACCCGTGGGCGCCGACATGCTGATGGAGGACCCCGGCACGCTGGACGAGGTGGCGGGACGGGCGGCCCACGAGGCGGCACGCCGCCTCGACCCGGCGCACGGTGTCATGGCGCAGGCCGTGTGGGTGGACGCCGGGCCCGGACGAACGGGCCGCCTCGTGCTGGTCGTCCACCACTTGGTGGTGGACGGAGTGTCCTGGCGGGTGCTGCTCCCGGACCTCAGGGCGGCGTGCGAGGCGGCGGCCGCCGGGCGCGAACCGGCGCTCGACCCGGTCGGTACGTCGTTCCGGCGCTGGGCGCACCTGCTGACCGCGCAGGCCCGCGACGACCGGCGGATCGCCGAGCTGGCCGACTGGACCGCGTTGCTCGGAGACCCTCAACCGCCGCTGGGCAAACGTGCGTTGGATCCGGGGCAGGACACCGCGATGACCCTGCGCCGACGCTCGTGGACCCTGCCTTCGGAGCAGGCGGCCACCCTGGTGGGCCGCACTCCGGGAGCCTTCCACTGCGGCGTGCGCGAGGTGCTCCTCGCGACCTTGGCTGGAGCGGTCGCGCACTGGCGGCCCGGGACCGCCGACGGGCTCCTGGTGGACGTCGAGGGTCACGGCCGCGAGCCGCTGGAGGGCGCGGACCTGTCCCGTACCGTCGGCTGGTTCACCAGCGTGCACCCGGTCCGCCTGGCGGTGACCGGCGCCGACCTGGACGACGCTATGGCCGGCGGGCCCTCGGCGGGTACGTTGGTGAAGGCCGTGAAGGAGCAGGTCCGGGCGGTGCCCGGCGACGGCCTCGGCTACGAACTGCTCCGCAGGCTCAACCCCGACACGGGCCCGGTCCTCGCGGCCGCGCCGACCGCGCAGATCGGCTTCAACTACCTCGGCCGGTTCGCCGCCGGGGCGGCGGGCACCGTCGACGACTGGCAGCAGGCCGGGGCCGCGGCGATCGGCGGCTCCACCGAACCGGACCTGCCGGCGATGCACGTGGCCGAGGGCCTCGCGGTAGTCACGGACACCCCGGAAGGGCCCGAACTGACCGTGACGCTCAGCTGGCCGCGACGGCTCCTGGACGAGACCGACGTGGAGCGCCTCGGCCGGGCCTGGGTAGCGATGCTCGACGGTCTCGCCGCGCACACCGACGAGCCGACGGCGGGCGGTCACACCCCTTCCGACTTCCACCTCCTCGACCTCGAACAGGACGAGGTCGACCAGTTCGAAGCGATAGCAGCCGACCTTGAGGAGGGCCTGTCCCGGTGA